In a single window of the Falco rusticolus isolate bFalRus1 chromosome 13, bFalRus1.pri, whole genome shotgun sequence genome:
- the LOC119156743 gene encoding schwannomin-interacting protein 1 isoform X4, with translation MVHQENCSYQAQKNERESIRQKLALGSFFDDGPGLYTSCSKSGKPSLSSRLQSGMNLQICFVNDSSSDKDSDADDSKTETSLDTPLSPMSKQSSSYSDRDTTEEESESLDDMDFLTRQKKLQAEAKMALAMAKPMAKMQVEVEKQNRKKSPVADLLPHMPHISECLMKRSLKPTDLRDMTIGQLQVIVNDLHSQIESLNEELVQLLLIRDELHTEQDAMLVDIEDLTRHAESQQKHMAEKMPAK, from the exons GCCCAGAAGAATGAGCGGGAGTCCATCAGGCAGAAGTTGGCTCTGGGCAGTTTCTTTGACGATGGCCCGGGACTCTacaccagctgcagcaagagTGGCAAGCCGAGCCTCTCCTCCCG ATTGCAAAGCGGGATGAACCTGCAGATTTGCTTTGTGaatgacagcagcagtgacaaagACAGCGACGCCGATGACAGCAAGACAGAAACCAGCCTGGACACGCCACTGTCACCCATG AGCAAGCAGAGCTCGTCCTACTCTGACAGAGACACGACAGAGGAAGAGTCGGAATCCCTTGATGACATGGATTTCCTCACCAGGCAAAAGAAACTCCAAGCTGAAGCCAAAATGGCCTTGGCTATGGCTAAGCCCATGGCCAAAATGCAGGTGGAggtggaaaagcagaacaggaagAAATCGCCGGTAGCAGATCTT ctgccACATATGCCTCATATAAGTGAATGCCTGATGAAGAGAAGTTTAAAACCCACTGATCTAAGAGACATGACTATTGGGCAGCTACAAGTGATAGTCAATGATCTCCACTCACAGATAGAAA GCTTGAACGAGGagctggtgcagctgctgctcattCGGGACGAGCTGCACACAGAGCAGGATGCCATGCTGGTGGACATCGAGGACCTGACCAG ACACGCTGAAAGTCAGCAGAAGCACATGGCAGAGAAGATGCCGGCAAAATGA
- the LOC119156743 gene encoding schwannomin-interacting protein 1 isoform X3: protein MSREGDGMGDVIRKAAEPPGEGSYKKAQKNERESIRQKLALGSFFDDGPGLYTSCSKSGKPSLSSRLQSGMNLQICFVNDSSSDKDSDADDSKTETSLDTPLSPMSKQSSSYSDRDTTEEESESLDDMDFLTRQKKLQAEAKMALAMAKPMAKMQVEVEKQNRKKSPVADLLPHMPHISECLMKRSLKPTDLRDMTIGQLQVIVNDLHSQIESLNEELVQLLLIRDELHTEQDAMLVDIEDLTRHAESQQKHMAEKMPAK, encoded by the exons ATGAGTCGGGAGGGTGATGGCATGGGTGACGTCATCAGGAAAGCAGCCGAGCCGCCCGGGGAGGGGAGTTATAAAAAG GCCCAGAAGAATGAGCGGGAGTCCATCAGGCAGAAGTTGGCTCTGGGCAGTTTCTTTGACGATGGCCCGGGACTCTacaccagctgcagcaagagTGGCAAGCCGAGCCTCTCCTCCCG ATTGCAAAGCGGGATGAACCTGCAGATTTGCTTTGTGaatgacagcagcagtgacaaagACAGCGACGCCGATGACAGCAAGACAGAAACCAGCCTGGACACGCCACTGTCACCCATG AGCAAGCAGAGCTCGTCCTACTCTGACAGAGACACGACAGAGGAAGAGTCGGAATCCCTTGATGACATGGATTTCCTCACCAGGCAAAAGAAACTCCAAGCTGAAGCCAAAATGGCCTTGGCTATGGCTAAGCCCATGGCCAAAATGCAGGTGGAggtggaaaagcagaacaggaagAAATCGCCGGTAGCAGATCTT ctgccACATATGCCTCATATAAGTGAATGCCTGATGAAGAGAAGTTTAAAACCCACTGATCTAAGAGACATGACTATTGGGCAGCTACAAGTGATAGTCAATGATCTCCACTCACAGATAGAAA GCTTGAACGAGGagctggtgcagctgctgctcattCGGGACGAGCTGCACACAGAGCAGGATGCCATGCTGGTGGACATCGAGGACCTGACCAG ACACGCTGAAAGTCAGCAGAAGCACATGGCAGAGAAGATGCCGGCAAAATGA